The sequence CAGAGCTTGCATATTTCGAATGTCTTCATGAGCTTAAGCTTATCGTTGATCTTATGTTTGAAGGTGGGATCGCAGACATGAGATACTCTATCTCTAATACTGCTGAGTACGGTGACTATGTATCTGGTAAGAGAGTCATCAACGCTGAATCTAAACAAGCGATGAAAGATATCTTAACAGAGATCCAAGATGGTAGATTTGCAAAAGACTTTATCCTTGAAGGTCAAGCGGGTTACCCTCGTATGAATGCTGAGCGTAATAATGACAAAGATAAACTCATTACGCAAACAGGTAACAAGCTTCGTGCGATGATGCCGTGGATTTCAGCGAACAAGATCGTAGACCAAGAAACTAACTAATCTTTTCGTCAATTTGCATCCATCTTTGAATGATGGGTGCGGTCAGCTACGACCTGTAGCTTCCTTTACCCAAACATTCAAACCTGAATACAACTTAACAAAAATCTTCAGTTAGTTTTATTCTTAATGGACTTTTTTTATTCTATTTTATATCCCATTCTTAATGCTACTTTGTTACAATAGCTGAAATTTAAAACCAGTGGACTTCATGGCAAATCAACCCAAAAAAACAACTACGAAATCTTCTTCCAGAAAAAAATCGGTACAAAAGCGAAGACGCAAGAAAAGTACAAAGGGTTCTACTTTAAAAAAAAGTCTTTTTATCGTTCTAGGTGTTTTTTTGATGATAGCTATGGTGGTTTTTGGATATTTCTTGGGACAACTTGATCTGGCAGATGGTCAAAAGAGGACAACACAAACCTACAAGAGAGATACACGGGACAGTACAAATAAGTTTTTAGAGGAACTGTCGAAGATCAAAACAAAAAAACCTCGTGAAAAACAGGAGATCGTTGTTCAAAAGGCACCAAAGAGAGAAAAAAACAGTTCTGTCAAACCTCTATTGCAAAAAGAAGCGAATGAGGAGGAGGTGGTTACAAAAGATGAGATGCCAAAACGTATGATCACTCACAATGTACTATCTTCAGAGATCACGCAAAAGCCAAAACTCGTGATCATTATAGATGATGTCTCTACAAGAGATCAGATCAAACGTATACAGGCTACAGGCATCAAACTTACCCCATCCATATTCCCTCCATCAGAGCGTTCCAGCACTTCACATAGATTAGCAGAAGGTTTAGAACATTATATGATCCACCTACCGATGGAGTCTGGCACTGCACAATTTAACACACAGGCTAAAACACTCATCACGACTTTCAGTAAAGCAGAGATAGATGCCAGAGTGAATGAGCTGAGAGCTCTTTTCCCGACGGCACGTTATATCAACAACCATACAGGTTCTGTGTTCACTGACAATTATGCTGCGATGCGGAGACTTTATAGCGCGCTTAGGAAAGAAGGTTTTCTCTTTGTGGACAGCCGAACGACCGCTTCTACCAAAGTACCCATGATAGCAGAAGAATTCGGTGACGCTTATGTGGCGAGGGATGTGTTTATAGACAATCAACAAAGTGTGCCGTATATTCATAAACAGCTTCAAAGGGCAGTGAAAAAGGCGAAGAAAAAAGGGTATGCCATCGCTATAGGGCATCCGCATAAAATAACCATGAAAGCACTTTCAAGTGCAGCAGCTATTTTTAAAGGGATAGAAGTGGTGTATATGGATGAAGTTTACCGATAATATGTACCTCAAGGGTATTTCCTTCTTTTAGTCAGGGCACAATATGAATTGACATACTCTTTTCAAAAGTATGACAATATGTAATATTTTTAATGCCGGATATGCCACTATGATATCATGGGTGTAAAAAAGGCACCCTATGAGTCAGATACTCACCCAACATATTCCTGCTTTGGAGGGCATGAAGAAGTATCCCTCTTCACTTTTTTACAAGGGGAATCTGGAACTGCTGCAGCGACCCAAAGTCTCTATAGTGGGAACAAGACGACCCTCAAACTACACACGACAGTGCACCTATACACTTGCCAATGCTTTAGCCAAACGAGGGGTTTGTGTGGTCAGTGGTGCAGCGATGGGTGTTGATACAATTGCTCACGCTGGAGCAGGAGAAGAGAATACCATCGCAGTGGTAGCCAACGGATTGGATATACGCTACCCTGCGGTTAATCAAAGTCTTATAGCGGGTATAGAGACCAAGGGACTTGTGCTTAGCCAGTTCAATGACGGGTTCAGAGCCACAGGGTGGAGCTTTGTGGTACGAAATGAGCTGGTCGTTGCACTCGGGGATATTCTGATCGTTACAGAGGCTGATCTCAATAGCGGTTCGATGCGTTCGGTTGAGTATGCGTTAAAGATGGGCAAAGAGATCTTTGTACTTCCGCAAAGACTTGACGAAAGTCTGGGTACGAATCAGTTGCTACAGACAAAGAATGCGATAGCCATACATGATATAGAGACATTTGCATCTATGTTTGGAAAGGTTGCGGATGATGGGCTGGAAAAAGATGATTTTTTTTATTTTTGCCAAAAGTCACCAACGTTCGAAGAGAGTCTTAAAGAATTTGGAGACAGGGTCTATGAAGCAGAGTTTGAGGGGATCATTACGATACAAAATGGTATCGTAAGACTCTCTTAGTGAAATATGCCTCTCCTCTGCAAGAGGAGAGATAGATTATTTGGCTGTTTTGGAGAGTTGAGAGATGAGTTCTTCGAGTGACGCTTCTGGAAGCATACCTGCTTGTACAAACTGTACATCACCTTTCGTGTCCATGGCTACCAGGAAAGGAATACTCCCTCTCCATTGTGCTCTTTGCTGAATATAGTTTACCAATTCAGGTGCTTTCTCTTCGGAGACCACAATGTAGTTCATCCCTTTCTCTTTTGCAAAGGCTTTGACCTCTTCATGGGTATAGCCTTGTACTTCGATAGAGACAATGGCCAATGTCTCTTTATATTTTTCTTGAAGCTTGATTAAATGTGGAATGGAAGCGAGGCAAGGGGGACATTTATGTCCGAAAAATTCTAAAAATATGACTTTCCCTTCAAGGCCCTTAATGTTCAGACCCTGCTCTGTACCTGAGACATCATAAGTTTTCCCCATGATGTCAGTCATGGTCATTTCTGCTAAATACCTTTTATCTTCAGCTGCGTGTGCATAGGTGAAGAGTGACAAGAGCAGAAGGGATATGGTGAATAATTTTTTCATAAAATGTGCCTTTATAGATGATTTTATAGATTATACACATTATACATTATGAAGATGTAAAAATCGTGTAATTGGTTCGATTTTATCAAAAAGATTTTTTCAAAGAGCACCATAGTTATGTAAAAGGGGAGGGAAAAATGATATGAGAGACAGACCTAATAAATATCAGGGGAGAGAAGTCCATCTCTTTATGATGCTCTTGTAAAAGTATTATAATGATATAAGGTTAACTGAATACTAATAGAAGAAAACATTATAAATAAAAAGGGATAAAAATAGATTAAGTATTTTTCTAAGAGCATCTTTGGGACAAGGAGAAAATGTTTTTAAAAGGAGTCCTAAAATACTTTATAAAAGGGAGGGGGAAGATTTTAGGTGTCCCTCGATGCTCTTGTAAGCGTAGTGTAATACAGGAAGGTTAACCGTATGCAAATAAAGAGTAGTTACACTATAATAGTAAGATAAAATAAAGGATATTTTTTATGATAAAAAAATTTTTATGGCTGGGTCTGTTTTTCTTTACGTATACATGGGCACAAGAGTTGTCTCTTGAAAAAAGAATAGGCCAAATGCTTATGGTCGGTTTTCATGGTACACATGCATCCAAAGAGAGTCAGATCTGTAAAGATATAGAAGCTTATAACCTCGGAGCGGTGATTTTATTTGATTATAACCCGGTAGATAAAAATAAACCAAAGAATATTGCCACAAAAGAACAACTGGCCACTCTGACCAAAGAACTGCAGGCATGCAGCAGGGATGGGAAACTGCTCATCGCTGTAGACCAGGAGGGAGGAAAGGTACAGCGACTTAAAAGCAAATACGGTTTTTACGGTAGATTTCCCAAAGCTTCAGATGTGATCAAAATGGATCAAAATAAAATAAAAGAGACCTATATAAAAATGAGTGAAGAACTCAGCAGTGTAGGGATCAATTACGATCTTGCTCCTGTCGTGGATCTGGATATCAACAGGAAAAACCATGTCATTCATGGTTTAGGACGCTCCTTTGGAAAAGATCCTAAAGTAGTAGCTGCATATGCCTCTGCATTTATCAATGCGATGCACAGCAATGGTGTACTTACTTCCATCAAGCATTTTCCCGGACACGGCTCTTCGGTCGGTGACACCCACAAAGGTTTTGTGGATGTGACGAACCTTTGGCAAGAAACTGAATTGGAACCGTATAGACTTTTAAAAGAGAAGGCAGATACCGTCATGGTTGCCCATGTTTTTAACCAAAAGATAGATGAAATCTATCCCGCCAGTCTCTCTTACAAGACGATCACAAAGCTGCTGCGCTGGAAACTGGGCTATCATGGCGTGGTGATCACGGATGACCTTCAAATGGGTGCGATCAGTCAAAAGTATGGGTTGAAAAATACACTTAAACTGGCGATCAATGCAGGAGATGACATCTTGCTGATAGGAAATCAGCTTGATCCTAAAAAAACAGTCAGCACAAAAACACTGGTCGAGACGATCAAGTCACTGGTGCAAAGCGGAGAGGTGACAGAGGAGCATATAAACAAAGCATATAAGAGAATTCAGGGATTAAAGAAGAGACTTTAGTTTACTATTTCCCAAGCCATCGTTCCAAGATGATCTTTGCAGCAATCGAATCGAGCTTCCCATCTTTTTTGTGCCTGAACTGGCCCATTGTCAGTTCTTTGGCTTCAACGCTTGAACTCTGTTCATCCTGATAGGCGACCTCTATATCCAGATCAAGCAGTGAAACAAAATGTTTGATACGTCTCTCCATCTCTTCAGAACTTTGGGCATCTTTTGGCAGACCTACGATGAGTTTTTCTATCTCCCACTCTTCTAAAAAAGTTTTGACATCCCTTGCAGCTTGATTACGGTTTTTACGCAGGATGGCATTTTGAGGTATGACGATACTCCCATCAAGGCATATCGCCACACCTATACGTTTAAGTCCTACATCTATACTGGCTAATTTCATAATGAAATTGTACCAAAACTTTTAGTATCTTCTTTAAATCGCATCTGACATCTGTATAAAAACTATCAAGTTATGTATAAGTTTTGGCACATATAAAATATTATACTTCTAAATAAGTAAAAAAATAAAATCCTTCGATAGAATTGTAGTAGGGAAATGTCAGCATGGAGAATATTAAATTATGATAATAAGGTAATATCGTATGCATTTGAACAAAATAAGTATGGTCATTGTAGGCTTCAGTAGTATAAGTCATGCACAGATAGACCAAGGTGTAGGATCGGAAGTTTTCTGGCTATGGATCGCTCTCTTCACTTTGGGGATAGTAGGTATAGCTATATTATTTGTTACATCTTATCAAACACAGAAGTTGAAACAGTTTTACAAGTCCATGTTCGAAAAACAGTTAGAGATGGAAAGAAATCAAAATCTCTTACTTGCCAATATGAGTGAAAATGTTCACAATATTGCGAAAGAGACACTCGAAGAAAGCCAACAACTCTCAAAAACATCCACAAACAAAGATACAGTTTTAGGAAACACTGAAAGCAGACTTTTAGATGTTACCCATGATCTTCTGGATTTTCTCAGGTTAAAATCAAAACAGGTTGAGATAGTCAATGAAGCGTTTAATATCAATAACGTATTGAACGAAGTGTCAGGATCTATATGTTCACAATTTTTGGGCAGCAAGGCCGAACTTATTTTTGATATACATAAAAATGTTCCACGACACTTGGTGGGAGACTCCCTGCATTTAGGACAAACACTCAAAAGTATACTTGAATACCTGATGGGGCAAGTGGATCTGGATGAAGTGAAACTGGAAGTTTCTATGTTTGATTCATTTGAAGAAGCAGTGGAACTACAGTTCCAATTTACCGATAAAGCCAAAGGGATCGATCCTAAAACATTAGAAAATCTATTTATACCTTATTATGATGTCGATACGGGTAAATACGTAGGTTTAGGTCTTTTTGTCGCCAATGCATTGGTGGATATGATGAAGGGGAAACTGACAGTAGAGAGTATAGAAGAGAAAGGGAGTACCTTTACGCTGACTCTGCCTTTTGACATAGTGAACAAGTCAGATCAGCGAAGATACCGCCTGCCTGAGAAAACATTGATAGAGAAAAAGGTATTTATTGTTGACAGTAATTACAATTCGGCGCTGGCTGTCAAAAGAATGTTCACCTATTTCAGACATGAGGTGACGGTGCTTTCTAAAAAAGAATTCATGAAAACCATGCCCAACCTCACCTCTTTTGATATCGTTATTTTGGAGGAAGGTCTCTTCGATATCAGGTTAATCGAGTACCTCAATAGCATCAAGATGGATAAAGAACTGAAAGTGATTGCGCTTCACTCATTGCTTGTATCAAATCAAAATAAAATTGAGGATGAGGTGATCGATGCACACCTCTTTAAACCACTCAATCAAGAGCGTGTTTTTGAGATGATCGTCAATATGTATGATATTAAAGTACCTGACTATGAAGATGAAGAGAAGAGTGAAGTAAAACAGGCACTAACCTACAGAAAAGATATGATAGAGACAAAAGGTGTCACCCAACACTCTTTTAAAGCTTTTTCCGGGAAAAATATTCTGCTGGTAGAAGACAACCTCATTAACCAGAAAGTACTGCTTAATTTGTTACATCTTTCTGAAATGAATATCAGTGTTGCAAACAACGGAAAAGAAGCGGTTGATATCGTGCAGAAGAGCGAGGTCCCATTTGACCTGGTGCTGATGGATATCAATATGCCGATCATGGATGGTTTTGTAGCAACTCAAAAGATTCGTCTTGAGAGTCAGTATGATGCGATGCCTATCGTTGCCTTTACAGCATTGGTCTTGGAAAGCGAAATAGACAAGATGTTCAACTGCGGTATCAATGCATTTTTGGCAAAACCGCTTAATATAGGTAAACTTTATACGGTATTCTCTACCTATCTTGGTGATGAAGACGCTGAGAAGAAGGAAGTTGAGCTCAAAGAGACGCTTAGTTATCAAGGGATCAATATTCATGAGGGTATCACCCATGCCAATAACAGTGAAACCCTCTACCGTGAAATACTAAAAGAGTTCACGACAGCCTATGGTACCAGCGATGAGATCTTCACCAAATTGATCAAAGAACACCGATATGAACAGGTAAAGATGTTATGTATAGATATGAGAGGATTGACAGGCGCTATCGGTGCAGAGGAGATGCATGCTTTGATCAATGATATACTGCATCAGATCCTCTACAAGAAGTATGATCTACTTGCCAGTTATGATGAGAAGTATAAATCTGGGATACAGACATTAAATCGTTCTATTGAGCAGTATATTGCAGCCGCATGATCGCGCTGCTTGTCATTAACGGATCTCTGCAATAAACGCATCTTTTTGGATCTGTGTTCGGATCTGTTCCAAAAGGGCTACGGCATCGGCTCTTTGTCTATAGGGCCCTATAAGAAGTTTGGTGATCTCTTTGCCATGGAGAGGAAATGCGATGAGTTTATAGTGGTATCCTGCTCTTGTAATTTTATGAAGCAAAGCATCCTGCGGTCTTCCGGAGAAGGAACCCACCTGTACATAAAAATTACCTAAGCCATGTTTCTGCGTGACTTTAGGCAACGCAGTGACAGGATCAACCTTGGCCTTTAAAGTCTCTTTTGTTTTCCATGGTTTGGTGTTGTCCATTGCGATCTTTTCTTTTGCATCAGGCAGATATCTTCGACAGATACGCAGTCTTTTTTTATAATAGGGTGAGGTATTGAGATTGGAGTAGACGATCTCGTATTCGGTGGTGCTTGCATGGGTAAACCAGCCGTTCCCCAGGTACATACCTACATGGGTGATGTTACCTTTGGGATGTTTCTCTGTATCAAAGAAGATCAGGTCACCATAGACCAGCTCATCCATTTTGATCTCATTCCCGTTTTTTGCCTGCTCTCTGGCAACACGTGGTATCTCAATGCCCATACTGCCGTAGAGATAGTAGGTAAATCCGGAACAGTCAAACTGATCAGGCCCTTCCTCTGCCCACACATAGGGCTTCCCCTGGAGTTCTTTCACCATTTTGTCAAGATTCTCTTTAGTGGGTTCACACTTTATCATAGGTTTTTGAATCGCATAATTGGGATTTTTAGGATGAGGATCGGGTTTACACCCGTTAAACAGAAGTATGAGTGTAAAAGTGAAGGAGAGAGAGGTGATCTTTTTCATGGTTTTACTATAAAAGCATACATTTAAATTCACTTGATGAACGCTTTAGCTCGGCACAGCTTTTTTAGGTAGTTTCATACCCGGTTGCCAGGGTGTCGTATAGCGTGAAGTCGTAATTTCCATCTTTTGTAAGGGGACATCGCAATTCATATATTTTGCACGTTCATCTTCACTCAAATAGCGTTTACATACTTTCATACGTTTGACGTAGATGGGTTCTTTCTCAAAGTGACTGACAGTCACCTTTCTCTCTTTGCTGCTGGCATGCGCGAACCATCCATCCCCAAGATAGATACCTACATGGTTGATCCTTTTACTTCTTTTGTTAGGCGGACCAAAGAAGATAAGATCACCGTAATGGAGGTTTTGAAAGGCCACTTTTTTCCCCATTTTTGCCTGTTCTCTGGCTACACGGGGGATATCTATCCCCATGGAACCGTAAATATTATAGGTAAGCCCTGAACAATCAAAGGCATATGGGCCTTCTTCTGCCCAGACGTAAGGTTTCCCAAGATAAGAGTAGAGTAGTTCTTGAATGTTATTTCTGTTGGGACTACAGGTTTTTTCAGGTTTGATGATGTCATAATTGGGATAGCTGTAGGGCTTCTTCTGTGCACACCCGTTCAAAAGAAACAGGGTTGAAATGAACAATAAAATATATTCCCCTCTCACTTTCACAGCTACTCCTTTCTAAAGTATTAACATTGCGTCCCCATAGGAGAAAAATCTGTACTTTTTCTCTATGGCCTCTTTATATAAGTCTAACGTTTTTTTTCTTCCAATAAAAGAAGAGACAAGCATGATAAGTGTGCTTTTAGGTAAATGAAAATTGGTGAGTAGATAGGTGACTCTTTGAGGCGGGTTGGAAGGATTTAAGAAGAGGTCACACTCCCCGTGCGTTTTTTTCGTACGTGCATAATACTCGATCGTTCTAGTTACTGTTGTACCTATGGCCAAAACAGGGGTATCACTGTCAAGCACTTTTGCAGAGCTTTCAGGGATTTCAAAATATTCAGAGTGCATCGGGTGGTCGAGTATCTCTTCAGCCTCGACGGGCTTAAAGGTCCCTGCACCCACATGGAGTGTCACTGTATGTGTTTTATGTCTCGCCTCCAATGCCGAGAAAAGTTCAGGGGTAAAATGCAATGAAGCTGTAGGGGCAGCAACGGCACCGGCATTTTTGGCAAAGAGTGTTTGATAGTCTGACTCATCTTCCTTACTGTCTTCTCTTTGCATATAAGGCGGCAAAGGAATGTGTCCTATAGCATCAAGCACAAGCACCAACTCTTCAAAACGTATCTCTTTGCCATGATGCGTAAATGTCACGATACGTGAACCGTCATCATTCAACCCGGTCACCGTAGCCACAAGTTCATCATCAAACAGTAGTTCAGTGCCTACTTTCACCTTACCTCGGATGAGTACAAGATAGTGGTGTGCATCAAGAGGTTTATTAAAAAGAAGCTCTACTTTACCTCCACCCTGATTGTTGAGAGCTTTTTTCTGACCAAAAATACGTGCTTTAATGACACGCGTATCATTGAGAAATACATCACACTCCTCAGGCAGAAAATTCAGTAAATGTTTAAACGTAGTGTGGGTGACTGTATCGGTTTTTCTATTATAGACGAGCAGTTTTGCATGGTCTCTGGGGTGCACGGGTGTCGTAGCTATGAACCCTTCGGGGAGTTCATAGTCATAGTTTTTTGTTAGAAGTTCTTCATTCATATAGAGGGTTATAGCGTGCTTTGGGCGGTTTCTTCATCTTCATCAGCCTCTTCATCCTCATCTTCAATGTGCGGGTTGACCACACGTACGATAAGAATAGAGAGACCATAGAGTAGAACAAGCGGTGCAGCCATAAGAAGCTGTGTCAGTACATCCGGCGGTGTAAGCAGTGCTGCCACGACAAAGATGATCAGTACGGCATATTTGAAAAAGTCTTTGAGTGTTTTATCTGTAACAAGTCCGAGAAGGGCTAAGAAATAGGCAAATACCGGCAGTTCAAATGCGATACCGAATCCCATCATGATCTTTGTAAAAAAGCCGACATAGTCTTCAATATTGATCAGCGGTGTATAGAGAAAAGAACCAAAGGTAATGAGGAACTGAAATCCAAACGGTGTCACGACATAGTAGGCAAACAGTACACCTACAAAGAACATAATGGAGCCGCCTATCACAAACGGGAGGATCATCTTTTTTTCATTACTGTACAGCCCGGGTGCAACAAAAAGCCAGATCTGATAGAGTATGAACGGCAGTGCCCCCAATAGTCCTGCAAAAAATGAAACTTTCAGTGCGACAAAAAATGCACCACCGACCTGGTGGGTCGTTACCATACCCTCAGCAGCCTTTTTTGAAAGGTGTGCGACTTGGTCTAGAGCTTCATTCAAAGGTGCTGTGATCCATGCCAATATCGCTTCATGAAAGAAAAATGCAATGATAAAGGCAATAAATACCGAGAGTACAGAGAGTCCGAGTCTTTTTCGTAGTTCAACAAGGTGGGGTCTGAGTTCACTAAACATTATGCATCACCTTCAGGTTTGTCTGTTGTTTCATCCGTCGCTTCTTTTTTCTTTTGTTTTTTGGGCTTTGTAAATGTTACCGTGTCATTTTTCGCCTCAACCTGAGTGGCAACTTTATCGTCTTCTTTCGATGCTTCTTTTGTCTTAGGCTCATTTTCATGAGACTCTTTTGTGATCGTTTTAGGAGACTCGGTTGAGATCTCCTCCTCAAACTCATCAAAATCTATGTTTTTAAAATTTCTCAGTTCGTTCGTTGCTTCATCCAGTTGTTTCTTATAATTGAGTGCTTCTTCTTTAAGGTCTGCGATCTTCATCTCTTCTTCAAGAGAACTTTTTGCCTCACTTACAGTCTTTTTTACACCTTTGATAAATTTCGCGACCTCTATCATCGCTTGAGGTAGTTTATCCGGCCCCAAAAAGAGTATAGCAACAATAGAAATAAGAAGTAACTCAGTAAAGCCGATACCAAACATAATATACCTTGTAATTTAATTGCTGTATTTTATCAAATTATCCTAAAATGTAGAGTGCGAGTTCGTCACTCAAGAAGAAATTATCGTTATAGTAATGTGTAGCATCGCAACGCAGTTTCTCTTTTTCACAAAGGATATCCGCTTTTTTTATCATCGCCTCTGTAAGAAGCGCTTTCTCTACACCCACACTGCTGCGCAAGCCTAGAAAGATCTTTTCTGTCAGGAGTTCATCCGGGGTGAGTAGCTCTTCGGTGATGCGAAGGGGATCTGCAACATAGGCTTCGATATCGGTTTGGGGATAATAACGCCTATTTTTTAAAAATCCCACGGCACCGGCCCCTGCACCTATATAGTTTTTGAGTTCCCAGTACCCTCGGTTATGTCTGCTTTGGTAGGTACCGAAGTTTGAGATCTCATAGGCCTTAAATCCCCGTTTTTCTATCTCTTCTGTAACGAAAAAAGCAAGATCCTCATTTTCCTGCCTCACCTCAGGGGTCATGGAAAACTTTGTACCGTCCTCTATGGTAAGTTCATAGGCAGATATATGATCAATAGGCAGAGAAAAGGCTTCCTTGATGTCATTTAAAAGCATCTCTTTAGTATCACCCCGGTAGTTGTATATCAGATCCAAAGAGAGATGTACAAACCCAAGCGCTTTAGCAGTCTGTACGGCTTCTTTGGCCTGTTTCGGATTGTGTGCGCGGTTGAGTGCTTTGAGCTTCTGTGCATGAAAACTCTGTACCCCGAAACTGACACGGTTCACACCAAGCTTTTTCATGCCCTCAAGCCATGCTCTGCTCGCAGAGTTGGGGTTTGCTTCTGTGGTGATCTCCGCATTTTTTTTCAGGTAGGGATGAAGCAGTTCAAAGATGGGTGCATAGAGTTCAGGCTCTACCGTTGAAGGTGTACCCCCGCCTATAAAAAGTGTTTCTACAGTGTGCGGTTTGACATCAAACCGTTTGAGTTCAAACGTGAGTTGCTCATAGAGCGCTTTCATATATTTGGACTGGGTTTCGAATTTGTCGACATATGTGTTAAAGCTGCAGTAGTTGCACTTAGAATCACAGTAGGGGATATGAAGATAAATTAGCAAATAGTTTTCTCACTTTTCAAATGTTTGTAACCGCAGTTTAGATAGAATAATATCAGAAAATTAGGAATGTATCGATAAACTTTAGTCAATTTAAAGTGAAAATACAATTTGGCACTGATTATCAAAAGAGACCTGTCTCTTTGCCTGCTTTGGAAGGAAAGGAGGCACAGTGCTAACGCAATAAAACCATTTGAGCTTTGTTGCGTCCTATGGAATTAGATAGTGAAATGAGTAAAAGTATGCAAAAGAAAAAGAGCTATAGGCCCAATGTTGCAGCTGTCATACTCTCTCCCAAATATCCGGACAAGTGCGAGTTTTTTGTAGCACATCGAAGTGATATCAAGAACGCGTGGCAATTTCCTCAAGGAGGTATCGATGAGGGTGAAACACCTCGAGAAGCATTGAAACGGGAATTGTTGGAAGAGATAGGCTGTGATAATGTAGAGGTACTAGGGGAGTTTCCGGAATGGATTACCTATGACTTTCCTAAAAAATCACGAGGTAAAACATACCCTTTTGACGGGCAGACACAAAAATATTTTTTGGTACGCCTTAAAGAGAGCGCAACCATCAATCTACAGGCGTATGATATTCCTGAGTTTGAAGAGTATGAGTTTGTAGAGTATGAACAGTTATTTAAAAAGGTGACCTACTTTAAACGTAAAGTCTATCGTAGGGTGATCGATTATTTTATAGAAGAGGGTTTGATATAGATGTTAGTTGTACATAAATATGGTGGTACAAGTGTTGGAGATTTGGATCGTATCGAAAATGTGGCCAACCGTGTAGTAAAAGCAAGAGAAGCCGGTAATGACATTGTGGTCGTTGTCTCTGCAATGAGCGGCGAAACCAATAAACTCATAGGCTATGCAGAGCACTTTACGAAGAATCCTGCAAA is a genomic window of Sulfurovum sp. XGS-02 containing:
- a CDS encoding divergent polysaccharide deacetylase family protein, yielding MANQPKKTTTKSSSRKKSVQKRRRKKSTKGSTLKKSLFIVLGVFLMIAMVVFGYFLGQLDLADGQKRTTQTYKRDTRDSTNKFLEELSKIKTKKPREKQEIVVQKAPKREKNSSVKPLLQKEANEEEVVTKDEMPKRMITHNVLSSEITQKPKLVIIIDDVSTRDQIKRIQATGIKLTPSIFPPSERSSTSHRLAEGLEHYMIHLPMESGTAQFNTQAKTLITTFSKAEIDARVNELRALFPTARYINNHTGSVFTDNYAAMRRLYSALRKEGFLFVDSRTTASTKVPMIAEEFGDAYVARDVFIDNQQSVPYIHKQLQRAVKKAKKKGYAIAIGHPHKITMKALSSAAAIFKGIEVVYMDEVYR
- a CDS encoding DNA-processing protein DprA, whose protein sequence is MSQILTQHIPALEGMKKYPSSLFYKGNLELLQRPKVSIVGTRRPSNYTRQCTYTLANALAKRGVCVVSGAAMGVDTIAHAGAGEENTIAVVANGLDIRYPAVNQSLIAGIETKGLVLSQFNDGFRATGWSFVVRNELVVALGDILIVTEADLNSGSMRSVEYALKMGKEIFVLPQRLDESLGTNQLLQTKNAIAIHDIETFASMFGKVADDGLEKDDFFYFCQKSPTFEESLKEFGDRVYEAEFEGIITIQNGIVRLS
- a CDS encoding TlpA disulfide reductase family protein, translated to MKKLFTISLLLLSLFTYAHAAEDKRYLAEMTMTDIMGKTYDVSGTEQGLNIKGLEGKVIFLEFFGHKCPPCLASIPHLIKLQEKYKETLAIVSIEVQGYTHEEVKAFAKEKGMNYIVVSEEKAPELVNYIQQRAQWRGSIPFLVAMDTKGDVQFVQAGMLPEASLEELISQLSKTAK
- a CDS encoding glycoside hydrolase family 3 protein: MIKKFLWLGLFFFTYTWAQELSLEKRIGQMLMVGFHGTHASKESQICKDIEAYNLGAVILFDYNPVDKNKPKNIATKEQLATLTKELQACSRDGKLLIAVDQEGGKVQRLKSKYGFYGRFPKASDVIKMDQNKIKETYIKMSEELSSVGINYDLAPVVDLDINRKNHVIHGLGRSFGKDPKVVAAYASAFINAMHSNGVLTSIKHFPGHGSSVGDTHKGFVDVTNLWQETELEPYRLLKEKADTVMVAHVFNQKIDEIYPASLSYKTITKLLRWKLGYHGVVITDDLQMGAISQKYGLKNTLKLAINAGDDILLIGNQLDPKKTVSTKTLVETIKSLVQSGEVTEEHINKAYKRIQGLKKRL
- the ruvX gene encoding Holliday junction resolvase RuvX produces the protein MKLASIDVGLKRIGVAICLDGSIVIPQNAILRKNRNQAARDVKTFLEEWEIEKLIVGLPKDAQSSEEMERRIKHFVSLLDLDIEVAYQDEQSSSVEAKELTMGQFRHKKDGKLDSIAAKIILERWLGK
- a CDS encoding response regulator translates to MHLNKISMVIVGFSSISHAQIDQGVGSEVFWLWIALFTLGIVGIAILFVTSYQTQKLKQFYKSMFEKQLEMERNQNLLLANMSENVHNIAKETLEESQQLSKTSTNKDTVLGNTESRLLDVTHDLLDFLRLKSKQVEIVNEAFNINNVLNEVSGSICSQFLGSKAELIFDIHKNVPRHLVGDSLHLGQTLKSILEYLMGQVDLDEVKLEVSMFDSFEEAVELQFQFTDKAKGIDPKTLENLFIPYYDVDTGKYVGLGLFVANALVDMMKGKLTVESIEEKGSTFTLTLPFDIVNKSDQRRYRLPEKTLIEKKVFIVDSNYNSALAVKRMFTYFRHEVTVLSKKEFMKTMPNLTSFDIVILEEGLFDIRLIEYLNSIKMDKELKVIALHSLLVSNQNKIEDEVIDAHLFKPLNQERVFEMIVNMYDIKVPDYEDEEKSEVKQALTYRKDMIETKGVTQHSFKAFSGKNILLVEDNLINQKVLLNLLHLSEMNISVANNGKEAVDIVQKSEVPFDLVLMDINMPIMDGFVATQKIRLESQYDAMPIVAFTALVLESEIDKMFNCGINAFLAKPLNIGKLYTVFSTYLGDEDAEKKEVELKETLSYQGINIHEGITHANNSETLYREILKEFTTAYGTSDEIFTKLIKEHRYEQVKMLCIDMRGLTGAIGAEEMHALINDILHQILYKKYDLLASYDEKYKSGIQTLNRSIEQYIAAA
- a CDS encoding NlpC/P60 family protein, encoding MKKITSLSFTFTLILLFNGCKPDPHPKNPNYAIQKPMIKCEPTKENLDKMVKELQGKPYVWAEEGPDQFDCSGFTYYLYGSMGIEIPRVAREQAKNGNEIKMDELVYGDLIFFDTEKHPKGNITHVGMYLGNGWFTHASTTEYEIVYSNLNTSPYYKKRLRICRRYLPDAKEKIAMDNTKPWKTKETLKAKVDPVTALPKVTQKHGLGNFYVQVGSFSGRPQDALLHKITRAGYHYKLIAFPLHGKEITKLLIGPYRQRADAVALLEQIRTQIQKDAFIAEIR